A single Nocardioides bizhenqiangii DNA region contains:
- a CDS encoding ATP-dependent zinc protease family protein, with protein sequence MSLPDLGVDWIKAKLDTGARTSALHAFDIEEIDRDGQAWVRFSIHPWQGNAEDAVTAALPVHDVRHVRSSSGHVQERYVVLVAVRIGLRRVTTEVTLTRRDEMGFRLLIGREALRQGFVVDPGRSYMGGRPEKIVRRRNRGKADEGTSA encoded by the coding sequence GTGAGTCTGCCGGACCTCGGCGTCGACTGGATCAAGGCCAAGCTCGACACCGGTGCCCGGACCTCCGCCCTCCACGCGTTCGACATCGAGGAGATCGATCGGGACGGCCAGGCATGGGTCCGGTTCTCCATCCACCCCTGGCAAGGCAACGCCGAGGACGCGGTGACCGCTGCGCTGCCGGTGCACGACGTACGGCACGTGCGCAGCTCGTCCGGCCACGTCCAGGAGCGGTACGTCGTCCTCGTCGCCGTCCGGATCGGCCTGCGCCGCGTCACCACGGAGGTCACGCTGACCCGGCGCGACGAGATGGGCTTCCGGCTGCTGATCGGGCGCGAGGCGTTGCGGCAGGGGTTCGTCGTCGACCCCGGTCGGTCCTACATGGGCGGGCGGCCCGAGAAGATCGTCCGGCGCCGCAACCGCGGGAAGGCCGACGAAGGGACGTCGGCCTGA
- the rimK gene encoding 30S ribosomal protein S6--L-glutamate ligase — protein sequence MSVPPTDQAPDVKLAILSRAPRSYSTQRLRTAALDRGHAVKVLNTLRFGIDLSGDEPDLQFRGRQLSTYDAVLPRIGNSITYYGTAVVRQFEQMSVYTPNTAGGITNSRDKLRATQILSRHGVAMPPTTFVQDRADVIPAIERVGGAPVVIKLLEGTQGIGVILAPTIKVAEAIIETLQSTRQNVLIQSFVKESKGRDIRALVVGDRVVAAMRRTAKGDEFRSNVHRGGSVEKVDITPEFEHVAVRAAQIMGLKVAGVDMLEGKKGPLVMEVNSSPGLEGIEEATKLDVAGAIIDYIDNQVAFPHIDVRERLSVSTGYGVAELLVNGDPELIGKRLGDSGLDERDITVLTLHRGVQVIPNPRPRHVLEDGDRLLCWGKLEEMRSMIPERPKRRSRVKKLPKQPIHDVG from the coding sequence ATGTCCGTTCCTCCGACCGATCAGGCACCCGACGTGAAGCTGGCGATCCTCTCGCGCGCCCCCCGGAGCTACAGCACGCAGCGGCTGCGCACCGCTGCCCTCGACCGCGGACACGCGGTGAAGGTGCTCAACACGCTGCGCTTCGGCATCGACCTGTCCGGCGACGAGCCGGACCTGCAGTTCCGCGGCCGGCAGCTCTCGACGTACGACGCGGTGCTGCCGCGGATCGGCAACTCGATCACCTACTACGGCACCGCCGTGGTGCGGCAGTTCGAGCAGATGAGCGTCTACACGCCCAACACCGCGGGCGGGATCACCAACTCGCGCGACAAGCTGCGCGCGACCCAGATCCTGTCGCGTCACGGTGTCGCGATGCCGCCGACCACGTTCGTGCAGGACCGCGCCGACGTGATCCCCGCGATCGAGCGGGTCGGCGGTGCGCCGGTGGTGATCAAGCTGCTCGAGGGCACGCAGGGGATCGGCGTCATCCTGGCGCCGACGATCAAGGTCGCCGAGGCGATCATCGAGACCCTCCAGAGCACCCGGCAGAACGTGCTGATCCAGTCGTTCGTCAAGGAGAGCAAGGGCCGCGACATCCGGGCCCTGGTGGTGGGCGACCGGGTGGTCGCCGCGATGCGTCGTACCGCCAAGGGCGACGAGTTCCGCTCCAACGTCCACCGCGGCGGCAGCGTCGAGAAGGTCGACATCACCCCGGAGTTCGAGCACGTCGCCGTCCGAGCGGCGCAGATCATGGGGCTCAAGGTCGCCGGTGTGGACATGCTGGAGGGCAAGAAGGGCCCGCTGGTGATGGAGGTCAACTCCTCCCCCGGCCTGGAGGGCATCGAGGAGGCCACCAAGCTCGACGTGGCCGGCGCGATCATCGACTACATCGACAACCAGGTCGCCTTCCCGCACATCGACGTGCGCGAGCGGCTCAGCGTCTCGACCGGGTACGGCGTCGCCGAGCTCCTCGTCAACGGCGATCCCGAGCTGATCGGCAAGCGCCTCGGTGACTCCGGGCTCGACGAGCGCGACATCACCGTCCTCACCCTGCACCGCGGGGTGCAGGTGATCCCGAACCCGCGACCGCGGCACGTCCTCGAGGACGGCGACCGGCTGCTGTGCTGGGGCAAGCTCGAGGAGATGCGGTCGATGATCCCCGAGCGGCCGAAGCGCCGCTCGCGGGTCAAGAAGCTGCCGAAGCAACCGATCCACGACGTCGGCTGA
- a CDS encoding MFS transporter, producing MPPQLIGADEPSAPPSDVSVRRRWAMLAVGTAAQASSATMVHGPAFLIPVLHTRAGMTLAEAGLVAAAPMAGLMCTLVAWGLVVDRRGERFALLAGISGVVAAGLAAVLVDGVWLVAAALFLAGASSSATNAASGRIVVGWFPPERRGLAMGIRQCAQPLGVGLGALTMAFLADAHGIAAALWVPLVAAAVALVLVALLVIDPPRPPAAERTGAPNPYRADRYLARIHSTSMLLVVPQFVVWTFGLTWLVDELGWAAGFAGIVIAGTQLIGAVGRIGAGHLSDLVRSRTRPMQWIAWGAAGTMLALGAAASGSGPAVVALAVLLLVVASAVTVADNGLAYAAVAERAGAFWSGRALGIQNTGQYVVAAAVPPVAGLVITAWGYGAAFALAAGFGLVAAAAVPVAQEWAPS from the coding sequence GTGCCCCCTCAGCTGATCGGCGCCGACGAGCCGTCGGCACCGCCGTCCGACGTCTCGGTACGGCGGCGCTGGGCCATGCTCGCCGTCGGTACGGCGGCGCAGGCATCCTCCGCCACGATGGTGCACGGTCCGGCGTTCCTGATCCCGGTGCTGCACACCCGCGCGGGGATGACGCTCGCAGAGGCGGGACTGGTCGCCGCGGCGCCGATGGCCGGCCTGATGTGCACCCTGGTGGCGTGGGGCCTGGTCGTCGACCGGCGAGGTGAGCGGTTCGCCCTGCTGGCCGGGATCAGCGGGGTCGTCGCCGCCGGCCTCGCCGCGGTGCTCGTCGACGGCGTGTGGCTGGTCGCCGCCGCGCTCTTCCTGGCCGGCGCCTCGTCGTCGGCGACGAACGCCGCCTCCGGCCGGATCGTGGTCGGCTGGTTCCCGCCGGAGCGGCGCGGGCTTGCGATGGGCATCCGCCAGTGCGCGCAGCCGCTCGGCGTCGGACTCGGCGCCCTCACCATGGCGTTCCTCGCCGACGCCCACGGCATCGCCGCCGCGCTGTGGGTCCCGCTGGTCGCCGCGGCGGTCGCGCTGGTGCTCGTCGCGCTCCTCGTGATCGACCCGCCGCGACCGCCGGCCGCCGAGCGGACCGGGGCGCCGAACCCCTATCGTGCCGACCGCTACCTGGCCAGGATCCACTCCACGTCGATGCTGCTCGTCGTGCCGCAGTTCGTCGTGTGGACGTTCGGCCTGACCTGGCTGGTCGACGAGCTCGGGTGGGCCGCGGGCTTCGCGGGCATCGTGATCGCCGGCACCCAGCTGATCGGCGCGGTGGGGCGGATCGGTGCCGGTCACCTGTCCGACCTGGTCCGCAGCCGGACCCGGCCGATGCAGTGGATCGCCTGGGGCGCCGCCGGGACCATGCTGGCGCTCGGCGCCGCGGCATCGGGCTCGGGACCGGCGGTCGTCGCGCTCGCCGTACTCCTCCTCGTGGTGGCCTCCGCCGTCACCGTCGCCGACAACGGCCTCGCCTATGCCGCCGTCGCCGAGCGGGCCGGCGCGTTCTGGTCCGGCCGCGCGCTCGGCATCCAGAACACCGGCCAGTACGTCGTCGCCGCGGCCGTCCCTCCCGTCGCCGGCCTGGTGATCACGGCGTGGGGGTACGGCGCCGCCTTCGCGTTGGCCGCGGGGTTCGGGCTCGTCGCGGCCGCTGCGGTGCCCGTCGCGCAGGAGTGGGCGCCGAGCTGA
- a CDS encoding AbrB/MazE/SpoVT family DNA-binding domain-containing protein produces the protein MPSSTMTSKGQITIPKEVRDDLGLEAGSTVLFVKVGEGSYRMVARTGRIQDLAGILQRSDQRPLTIEEINEGIADAAAESGRRGLDADAESR, from the coding sequence GTGCCGTCGTCGACCATGACCAGCAAGGGGCAGATCACCATCCCGAAGGAGGTCCGCGACGACCTGGGGCTTGAGGCCGGCTCGACGGTGCTGTTCGTAAAGGTGGGAGAAGGCAGCTACCGGATGGTGGCTCGGACCGGGCGCATCCAGGACCTCGCCGGGATCCTCCAGCGGAGCGACCAGCGGCCACTCACGATCGAGGAGATCAACGAGGGCATCGCCGACGCCGCCGCCGAGAGCGGTCGGCGAGGTCTGGACGCCGACGCCGAGAGCCGATGA
- a CDS encoding PIN domain-containing protein yields MIGIDTNVLVRYVVRDDEPQYAVAAEALESLTETSPGFIAQVVLAELYWVLARSYRYPAATCLAVIRSLVATASLEFDDAEGVVRALELAEAGADFGDALIQGAMELFGVVETVTFDRGAARGLGWRVLGGPDESP; encoded by the coding sequence ATGATCGGCATCGACACCAACGTGCTCGTGAGGTACGTCGTCCGCGACGACGAGCCGCAGTACGCCGTGGCAGCGGAAGCGCTCGAGTCCCTGACCGAGACGAGTCCCGGGTTCATTGCACAGGTCGTCCTCGCGGAGCTCTACTGGGTACTGGCCCGCAGCTACCGCTACCCGGCTGCGACCTGCCTGGCGGTGATCCGCTCACTCGTCGCCACGGCGTCCCTCGAGTTCGACGACGCCGAGGGGGTCGTGCGCGCCCTCGAGCTGGCCGAGGCCGGTGCCGACTTCGGCGACGCGCTCATCCAAGGGGCGATGGAGCTCTTCGGTGTCGTTGAGACGGTCACGTTCGATCGTGGGGCTGCTCGTGGTCTCGGATGGAGGGTGCTCGGAGGTCCCGACGAATCGCCCTAG